Proteins encoded together in one Lathamus discolor isolate bLatDis1 chromosome 3, bLatDis1.hap1, whole genome shotgun sequence window:
- the WBP1L gene encoding WW domain binding protein 1-like isoform X5 has protein sequence MRKWSLWGFKFLPSHALVRRMSLQNAFPPGSQTGFWLVWTIIIILSCCCVCHHRRTKHRLQAQQRQHEINLIAYREAHNYSALPFYFRFLPNYLLPPYEEVVNRPPTPPPPYSALHQQCVPAGSSSTIPDTPRNLQPAQSSSAAPSGNNSSTDHPGSPGLGDPEPSATTLERAVAKMQSIEPGGTSTGAELVERASPDKDTECKEELLKGYSSESLEQSSAIPDAKDKTPGRQRRFTGDSGIEVCVCNRGHHDDDLKEFDGLIDDALDGPLDFCDSCSGRPHGDEEEGLFNAAEEQHREHSHHHLPRQPVCVLLNTINEQDSPNSCTSNSPS, from the exons GGTTTTGGCTGGTGTggaccatcatcatcatcctcagctgCTGTTGCGTTTGCCATCACCGACGTACCAAGCATCGTCTCCAGGCCCAGCAGCGGCAACACGAGATCAACCTGATCGCATACCGGGAAGCCCATAACTATTCAGCCCTGCCGTTTTATTTCC GGTTTTTGCCAAATTATTTACTACCTCCCTATGAGGAAGTGGTGAACCGACCGCCGACCCCACCACCACCATACAGTGCCTTACATCAGCAGTGCgtcccagcaggcagcagtaGCACAATCCCAGACACGCCAAGAAACCtacagccagcacagagcagctcagcagcacccagtggCAATAACAGCAGTACTGACCACCCCGGGTCGCCCGGCCTTGGGGATCCCGAGCCCTCCGCCACCACGCTTGAGAGAGCAGTTGCCAAAATGCAAAGCATTGAGCCTGGTGGTACCAGCACAGGAGCCGAGCTGGTGGAGAGGGCCAGTCCTGATAAGGATACTGAGTGCAAGGAGGAACTGCTCAAAGGTTACAGCTCTGAGAGCTTGGAGCAGAGCAGCGCCATTCCCGATGCGAAGGACAAGACGCCGGGCCGGCAGCGCCGCTTCACTGGCGACTCGGGCATCGAAGTCTGTGTATGCAACCGGGGCCATCATGACGACGACCTCAAGGAGTTTGATGGGCTCATTGATGATGCTTTGGACGGGCCCCTGGACTTCTGTGACAGCTGCAGCGGCCGACCCCATGGGGATGAGGAGGAAGGGCTTTTTAATGCCGCAGAGGAGCAGCACCGTGAACACAGCCACCACCACCTGCCCCGGCAGCCAGTGTGTGTACTCTTGAACACAATAAATGAGCAGGACTCTCCAAACTCTTGTACCAGTAACTCCCCCAGCTAA
- the WBP1L gene encoding WW domain binding protein 1-like isoform X6 codes for MGVNNQSYICETGHCCGQSQCCNYYYELWWFWLVWTIIIILSCCCVCHHRRTKHRLQAQQRQHEINLIAYREAHNYSALPFYFRFLPNYLLPPYEEVVNRPPTPPPPYSALHQQCVPAGSSSTIPDTPRNLQPAQSSSAAPSGNNSSTDHPGSPGLGDPEPSATTLERAVAKMQSIEPGGTSTGAELVERASPDKDTECKEELLKGYSSESLEQSSAIPDAKDKTPGRQRRFTGDSGIEVCVCNRGHHDDDLKEFDGLIDDALDGPLDFCDSCSGRPHGDEEEGLFNAAEEQHREHSHHHLPRQPVCVLLNTINEQDSPNSCTSNSPS; via the exons GGTTTTGGCTGGTGTggaccatcatcatcatcctcagctgCTGTTGCGTTTGCCATCACCGACGTACCAAGCATCGTCTCCAGGCCCAGCAGCGGCAACACGAGATCAACCTGATCGCATACCGGGAAGCCCATAACTATTCAGCCCTGCCGTTTTATTTCC GGTTTTTGCCAAATTATTTACTACCTCCCTATGAGGAAGTGGTGAACCGACCGCCGACCCCACCACCACCATACAGTGCCTTACATCAGCAGTGCgtcccagcaggcagcagtaGCACAATCCCAGACACGCCAAGAAACCtacagccagcacagagcagctcagcagcacccagtggCAATAACAGCAGTACTGACCACCCCGGGTCGCCCGGCCTTGGGGATCCCGAGCCCTCCGCCACCACGCTTGAGAGAGCAGTTGCCAAAATGCAAAGCATTGAGCCTGGTGGTACCAGCACAGGAGCCGAGCTGGTGGAGAGGGCCAGTCCTGATAAGGATACTGAGTGCAAGGAGGAACTGCTCAAAGGTTACAGCTCTGAGAGCTTGGAGCAGAGCAGCGCCATTCCCGATGCGAAGGACAAGACGCCGGGCCGGCAGCGCCGCTTCACTGGCGACTCGGGCATCGAAGTCTGTGTATGCAACCGGGGCCATCATGACGACGACCTCAAGGAGTTTGATGGGCTCATTGATGATGCTTTGGACGGGCCCCTGGACTTCTGTGACAGCTGCAGCGGCCGACCCCATGGGGATGAGGAGGAAGGGCTTTTTAATGCCGCAGAGGAGCAGCACCGTGAACACAGCCACCACCACCTGCCCCGGCAGCCAGTGTGTGTACTCTTGAACACAATAAATGAGCAGGACTCTCCAAACTCTTGTACCAGTAACTCCCCCAGCTAA